In Blautia wexlerae DSM 19850, a single window of DNA contains:
- a CDS encoding RrF2 family transcriptional regulator, which translates to MFITRECDYAVRVVRALWGESRLSVSDICEKEAITAPFAYKILKKLQKAEIVKGYRGVHGGYSLNRGLDELTLYEVYSAIDPDMFIIECLDPKYNCVRDGQDGLPCLVHRELLSVQDELISLLKRKTIQQIMEEA; encoded by the coding sequence ATGTTTATTACAAGAGAGTGCGATTATGCAGTTCGAGTGGTACGTGCGCTTTGGGGAGAGAGCAGACTGAGCGTATCCGATATCTGTGAGAAAGAAGCAATCACAGCTCCTTTTGCCTATAAGATCCTGAAGAAACTTCAGAAGGCAGAGATCGTGAAGGGATACAGAGGCGTACATGGTGGTTATTCTCTGAACAGGGGACTGGATGAGCTGACTTTATATGAGGTTTATTCAGCGATTGATCCGGATATGTTTATCATCGAATGTCTGGATCCGAAATATAACTGTGTCAGAGACGGACAGGATGGATTACCATGTCTGGTACATAGAGAATTGTTATCTGTACAGGATGAACTGATAAGTCTCCTTAAGAGAAAAACAATACAGCAGATCATGGAGGAGGCGTAG
- a CDS encoding ABC-F family ATP-binding cassette domain-containing protein, whose product MISANNITLRVGKKALFEDVNIKFTEGNCYGLIGANGAGKSTFLKILSGQLEPTNGDVVITPGQRLSFLQQDHFKYDAYTVLDTVIMGNKRLYEIMKEKDAIYAKADFTDEDGIRASELEGEFAEMNGWEAESDAATLLNGLGIETDLHYSQMADLTGSQKVKVLLAQALFGNPDILLLDEPTNHLDLPAIEWLEEFLINFDNTVIVVSHDRYFLNKVCTHTADIDYGKIQLYAGNYDFWFESSQLLIKQMKEANKKKEEKIKELQEFISRFSANASKSKQATSRKRALEKIQLDDMRPSSRKYPYIDFRPNREIGNEVLMVENLSKTIDGVKVLDNISFTLGHDDKVAFVGANEQAITTLFKILVGEMEPDEGNYKWGVTTSQAYFPKDNTAEFDNDLTITDWLTQYSEIKDATYVRGFLGRMLFPGEDGIKRVRVLSGGEKVRCLLSKMMISGANILILDEPTNHLDMESITALNNGLIKFPGVILFTSHDHQFVQTTANRIMEILPNGTMIDKITTYDEYLASDEMAKKRHVFEINEEDASDN is encoded by the coding sequence ATGATTTCAGCAAACAATATTACATTGCGCGTAGGTAAAAAGGCCCTCTTCGAAGATGTAAATATCAAATTTACTGAGGGCAACTGCTACGGTCTCATCGGTGCAAACGGTGCCGGTAAGTCCACATTCCTTAAAATCCTTTCCGGACAGTTAGAGCCTACCAACGGTGACGTTGTTATCACTCCGGGCCAGCGTCTTTCTTTCCTGCAGCAGGATCACTTCAAATATGATGCATATACAGTTCTGGATACTGTTATCATGGGTAACAAGAGACTGTATGAGATCATGAAAGAAAAAGATGCTATCTATGCAAAAGCGGACTTCACTGATGAAGACGGTATCCGTGCCAGCGAACTGGAAGGTGAATTTGCAGAGATGAACGGATGGGAAGCAGAATCTGATGCTGCTACTCTTCTGAATGGTCTTGGAATTGAAACCGATCTCCACTATTCCCAGATGGCTGACCTTACAGGAAGCCAGAAGGTCAAAGTTCTTCTGGCGCAGGCACTGTTTGGTAATCCGGACATTCTTCTTCTGGATGAGCCTACCAACCACCTTGACCTGCCTGCTATTGAATGGCTCGAAGAATTCCTGATCAACTTTGACAACACTGTCATCGTTGTATCCCATGACCGTTACTTCTTAAATAAAGTATGTACTCATACAGCAGACATCGACTACGGCAAGATTCAGCTCTATGCCGGAAACTATGACTTCTGGTTTGAGTCCAGCCAGCTCCTCATCAAACAGATGAAGGAAGCCAACAAGAAGAAAGAAGAAAAGATCAAAGAACTTCAAGAGTTTATTTCCCGATTCAGTGCCAACGCTTCCAAGTCCAAACAGGCGACTTCCCGTAAACGTGCCCTGGAAAAGATCCAGCTTGACGATATGCGTCCGTCCAGCCGTAAATACCCATACATCGACTTCCGTCCAAACCGCGAGATCGGTAACGAAGTCCTTATGGTGGAGAACCTTTCCAAGACCATCGACGGTGTAAAAGTTCTGGATAACATTTCTTTCACACTCGGACATGATGACAAGGTAGCTTTCGTCGGTGCCAACGAACAGGCAATCACTACTCTGTTCAAGATCTTAGTTGGTGAAATGGAACCGGATGAAGGAAATTATAAATGGGGTGTTACCACTTCCCAGGCATATTTCCCTAAGGACAACACTGCAGAGTTCGATAATGACCTTACTATTACAGACTGGCTGACACAGTATTCCGAGATCAAGGATGCTACTTATGTTCGTGGATTCCTCGGACGTATGCTCTTCCCCGGTGAAGACGGCATCAAACGTGTACGCGTTCTTTCCGGTGGTGAGAAAGTCCGCTGTCTTCTTTCCAAGATGATGATCTCCGGTGCAAACATTCTCATCCTTGATGAGCCAACCAACCACCTCGACATGGAGAGCATCACAGCACTGAATAACGGTCTGATTAAATTCCCGGGTGTTATCCTTTTCACCTCACATGACCATCAGTTCGTACAGACAACAGCCAACCGTATCATGGAAATCCTTCCAAATGGAACTATGATCGACAAGATCACTACTTACGATGAATATCTGGCAAGTGATGAGATGGCTAAGAAACGTCACGTATTCGAGATCAATGAAGAGGACGCTTCCGATAACTAA
- the ybaK gene encoding Cys-tRNA(Pro) deacylase gives MAKEAKTNAMRMLDRQKVKYEAFSYECDEFIDGIHSADKIGAPYDQSFKTLVMEGKSGGYFVFVVPIEKEVDRKAAAKAVGEKTVDMIHVKDITKITGYVRGGCSPLGMKKPYPVVFDASAGEFEEIYVSGGRIGLTLKVPLADLLKVTGGKLADIIMKTE, from the coding sequence ATGGCAAAAGAAGCTAAGACAAATGCAATGAGAATGCTGGACAGACAGAAGGTTAAATATGAGGCGTTCTCCTATGAATGTGATGAATTTATTGACGGGATCCACAGTGCGGATAAGATTGGTGCTCCCTATGACCAGTCTTTTAAGACTCTGGTAATGGAAGGAAAGAGCGGCGGTTATTTCGTTTTTGTAGTTCCGATTGAAAAGGAAGTTGACCGTAAGGCGGCTGCAAAGGCTGTCGGTGAGAAGACAGTGGACATGATCCATGTGAAGGATATCACAAAGATTACCGGATATGTGAGAGGCGGCTGTAGCCCGCTGGGAATGAAGAAACCTTATCCTGTTGTGTTTGATGCATCTGCAGGAGAATTTGAGGAGATTTATGTGAGTGGCGGCCGTATCGGACTGACACTGAAGGTTCCCCTTGCTGATCTGCTTAAGGTGACAGGCGGAAAGCTGGCGGATATTATCATGAAGACAGAATAA
- a CDS encoding DUF4203 domain-containing protein — translation MVNMTDIFGNALSIAGSFMDSDLVNRFMMVIFAVILVFGVLNCILGYRLLRFWMMLGGFLVGGGLALVVVHTMGIQEKSTMLIAALAAGVVFAVIAFLIYKAGVFILAAGIGWAASIYFLHPTSSAVFFACILIGVALGSMAVKYCREVLIVATSLIGGIMAGVSLAQLGNLADIPYGLGMSVGFAVLGMLIQFAINKPVSDEEDEETVDEESTEQIYRRNQELRQDQSFEQSQDRDMEESIYARGQKGQARKNGKRS, via the coding sequence ATGGTTAATATGACAGATATATTTGGAAATGCGCTGAGTATTGCCGGAAGTTTTATGGATTCAGATCTGGTGAATCGTTTTATGATGGTAATATTTGCAGTGATCCTTGTGTTTGGAGTGCTGAACTGTATTCTGGGATACAGGCTTCTGCGTTTCTGGATGATGCTGGGAGGTTTTCTGGTAGGCGGCGGCCTTGCGCTGGTGGTTGTACATACAATGGGAATACAGGAGAAATCAACAATGCTGATCGCAGCACTGGCGGCAGGAGTTGTGTTCGCAGTGATTGCATTTCTGATCTATAAGGCAGGTGTGTTTATCCTGGCAGCAGGTATCGGCTGGGCGGCCAGTATTTATTTCCTGCATCCTACCAGCTCCGCAGTATTTTTTGCATGTATTCTGATCGGCGTAGCTCTTGGTTCCATGGCAGTGAAATACTGCAGGGAAGTGCTGATCGTGGCTACAAGTCTGATCGGTGGTATTATGGCAGGGGTTTCCCTTGCACAGCTTGGAAATCTGGCAGATATTCCCTATGGTCTGGGAATGAGTGTAGGGTTTGCAGTTCTGGGTATGCTGATCCAGTTTGCTATCAACAAACCGGTTTCTGATGAAGAGGATGAAGAAACGGTTGATGAAGAAAGCACTGAGCAGATTTACAGGCGAAATCAGGAACTGAGACAAGACCAGAGTTTTGAGCAGTCTCAGGATAGAGACATGGAGGAATCAATATATGCCAGAGGACAGAAAGGACAGGCGAGAAAAAATGGCAAAAGAAGCTAA
- a CDS encoding transglutaminase domain-containing protein, protein MSKKRFSGLRLILMVPVVVLLAGGLIIGGRALQEPGEVRTLKKQEVAQTDEGHQEYYFGLLNENEQRGYREILEGIRSFEDKFYLSLSGDNEIDRVYHAVLKDHPELFWVHNREKVYKTTYSGRDYCQFSPGYTYTEEQRQEITQAMENAYQEVVSQIPDGADDYTRVMTVYTYVIDNTEYVISDDDQSIAGAFWKKQAVCAGYAGAVQYLLERLDIPCIYVEGDAANSTQGHAWNIVELNGQYYYVDATNGDQPDFLEGDATLLAEHKTTIYDYLCPFPQEYEENYKASDEFPVPACTATDMNFYVRNGACFDTYDWNSVYDLCRLRIDSDAAVVRFKFGSQAAYDEAYMDLIDSNHIQDIAKYYMEVHGLSQISYHYGVIDNMKTLYFMF, encoded by the coding sequence ATGAGCAAAAAGAGATTTTCCGGGCTGCGTCTGATTCTTATGGTGCCTGTGGTGGTGCTTCTGGCCGGTGGACTGATCATCGGCGGAAGAGCTTTGCAGGAACCGGGGGAAGTAAGGACTCTTAAAAAGCAGGAGGTAGCGCAGACGGATGAAGGACATCAGGAGTATTATTTCGGCCTTCTTAATGAGAATGAACAGAGAGGCTACCGCGAGATCCTGGAGGGGATCAGAAGCTTTGAGGATAAATTTTATCTGTCTCTCTCAGGAGATAATGAGATAGACAGAGTGTATCATGCAGTGCTGAAGGATCATCCGGAGCTGTTCTGGGTACATAACCGGGAGAAAGTTTATAAGACGACTTATTCGGGCAGGGATTACTGTCAGTTTTCTCCGGGATATACTTATACAGAGGAGCAGAGACAGGAGATCACGCAGGCCATGGAGAATGCATATCAGGAGGTGGTGTCGCAGATTCCGGATGGTGCTGATGATTATACCAGGGTAATGACTGTTTATACATATGTCATAGACAATACAGAATATGTGATCTCTGATGATGACCAGAGTATAGCCGGAGCTTTCTGGAAGAAACAGGCGGTATGTGCGGGCTATGCGGGAGCAGTACAGTATCTGTTGGAGCGTCTGGATATTCCCTGTATTTATGTGGAGGGTGATGCTGCAAACAGTACCCAGGGACATGCCTGGAATATTGTAGAGCTGAACGGACAGTATTATTATGTGGATGCCACCAATGGGGACCAGCCGGACTTTCTGGAGGGTGATGCCACGCTGCTGGCAGAGCATAAGACAACGATTTATGATTATCTGTGTCCGTTCCCACAGGAGTACGAGGAGAATTATAAGGCCTCTGATGAGTTTCCTGTTCCTGCGTGTACAGCGACTGACATGAATTTTTATGTGAGAAACGGCGCCTGCTTTGATACCTATGACTGGAACAGTGTATATGACCTGTGCAGACTGCGTATTGACAGTGATGCTGCGGTGGTACGCTTTAAGTTTGGCAGCCAGGCGGCTTATGATGAGGCATATATGGATCTGATCGACAGTAATCATATCCAGGATATCGCAAAATATTATATGGAAGTCCATGGGCTGTCACAGATTTCCTACCATTACGGCGTGATCGACAATATGAAGACCTTATACTTCATGTTCTGA
- a CDS encoding tyrosine-type recombinase/integrase: MSNVKRKDSKNRNLRNGESQRKDGRYVYKYTDIYGKPQFIYSWKLVPTDKTPAGKRDDISLREKEAQIKKDLNDGIDTVGGKMTVCQLYDKKNSQRKNIKRATEKGRQYLMNALKNDPLGMRAIDTVKQSDAKEWAIRMSEKGYAYKTIDNYKRSLKASFYMAIQDDCIRKNPFEFKLSDVLEDDTEQKVILTPEQEERLLAFMEKDKIYSKYYDEVVLLLETGLRISEFCGLTMHIDMQNRVLNIDHQLLKDSEMGYYIETPKTKNGKRELPLTERAYQAIQRILKNRGKAQPLIVGGYSNFLFLNREGLPKVAGNYEGMVRGLIKKYNKYHTDKLPNITPHSFRHTYCTNMANRGMNPNTLQYLMGHANITMTLGYYAHGTFQSAKAELERLAC, translated from the coding sequence ATGTCTAATGTGAAACGAAAAGACAGTAAAAATCGCAATTTGCGTAATGGAGAGAGCCAGCGAAAAGACGGAAGATACGTTTATAAATATACCGATATATACGGAAAGCCACAATTTATCTATTCTTGGAAACTTGTACCGACAGACAAGACACCTGCTGGAAAGCGTGATGATATATCGTTGAGGGAAAAAGAAGCACAGATAAAAAAAGACCTTAACGACGGTATCGACACAGTCGGCGGTAAAATGACAGTCTGCCAGCTCTACGACAAGAAGAACAGCCAAAGAAAGAACATCAAAAGGGCTACTGAAAAAGGACGACAGTATCTTATGAACGCTCTGAAAAATGACCCATTGGGTATGAGGGCGATTGATACGGTTAAGCAGTCGGACGCTAAAGAATGGGCTATTAGAATGAGTGAAAAAGGATATGCCTATAAAACGATTGATAACTATAAGCGTTCCTTGAAAGCGTCATTTTACATGGCGATACAAGACGACTGTATCAGAAAGAACCCATTTGAATTTAAGCTAAGTGATGTTCTGGAAGATGATACCGAACAGAAAGTTATCCTTACACCAGAGCAGGAAGAACGCCTGCTTGCCTTTATGGAAAAGGACAAAATTTATAGTAAGTATTATGATGAGGTTGTGCTTCTGCTGGAAACGGGACTTCGTATTTCTGAATTTTGCGGACTGACGATGCATATTGATATGCAGAACAGAGTACTCAATATAGACCACCAGTTATTGAAAGATAGCGAAATGGGTTACTATATTGAAACGCCAAAGACCAAAAACGGAAAACGGGAACTTCCATTGACAGAACGGGCTTATCAAGCAATCCAAAGAATACTAAAGAACAGAGGAAAGGCACAACCGCTGATTGTAGGTGGTTACAGCAATTTCCTATTCCTAAATCGTGAGGGCTTGCCTAAAGTTGCAGGAAACTATGAGGGCATGGTGCGAGGACTGATTAAGAAGTATAACAAGTATCACACGGACAAGTTACCGAACATCACGCCACATTCATTCAGACATACTTATTGTACGAATATGGCAAACAGAGGAATGAACCCAAACACTCTGCAATACCTCATGGGACACGCTAACATAACCATGACACTTGGCTATTACGCACACGGTACATTTCAATCTGCAAAAGCAGAACTGGAAAGACTGGCTTGTTAA
- a CDS encoding excisionase, with translation MNNTDVPIWEKYTLTIEEASKYFRIGEKKLRKLAEENLDAGWVIVNGNRIQIKRKQFEKIIDTLDEI, from the coding sequence ATGAACAATACTGATGTGCCTATCTGGGAAAAATATACGCTGACGATTGAAGAAGCGTCTAAATACTTCCGTATTGGCGAAAAGAAATTGCGTAAATTAGCCGAAGAAAATCTTGACGCTGGCTGGGTTATCGTGAACGGTAATCGTATTCAGATTAAGCGAAAACAATTTGAAAAAATCATAGATACATTGGACGAAATCTAA
- a CDS encoding RNA polymerase sigma factor → MKPSNFQRTIQCQFDCKLKRVVKGIVRNYRKELKRRRNKEISYCELPEIVVEKLAVWDEYESDYTAFDVCGIEVRVLDDDLAEAIKYLSEKDREILLMYFFLGMSDTEIGDRLKINRSTSFRSRKNSLEEIKKKLKENMNDE, encoded by the coding sequence ATGAAACCGTCGAACTTCCAAAGAACGATACAATGTCAATTCGATTGCAAGCTCAAACGTGTAGTAAAGGGCATTGTCCGTAATTACCGCAAAGAATTAAAGCGACGAAGAAATAAGGAAATTTCCTATTGTGAACTTCCAGAAATCGTCGTGGAAAAGCTGGCTGTCTGGGACGAATATGAAAGCGATTATACCGCCTTTGATGTATGCGGTATTGAGGTTCGTGTCCTTGATGATGATTTAGCAGAAGCGATTAAGTATCTGTCTGAAAAGGACAGAGAAATCTTGTTGATGTACTTCTTCTTAGGCATGAGCGATACAGAAATCGGCGACAGATTAAAGATTAACCGTTCAACGTCGTTCCGCAGTAGGAAGAACTCACTTGAAGAAATCAAGAAAAAGTTAAAGGAGAACATGAATGATGAATAA
- a CDS encoding ABC transporter ATP-binding protein, translating into MKKLKEILFLSDKGYTDLKKAIIACTITNLAMLLPFCITVMVFSELLNPFLGQELDWQNIWLLWGAGIISAIIVFLASKNDYRKTYIASYKESNVTRLRIAEHLRKLPMSFFNTKDLSELTTNMMSDCSSMESMLSSTIPPLIANGISVTLTCVLLALFDWRLALCVFITLPIAFLVIWCSRKYQIKLFEKQVETKLNASSQVQEYLEGIKIIKSCNLSGVHFRTLNRALLEMKKIAVKVEMVVGIFMSSASMILQAGIGITIFVGTILLVNGQIELLPLLMFFLIVTKIYGPILAILSQLTTLLNLNVVTERMKTLLTTPAMSGKEETPQTYNIKLNYVSFAYNNEDVIHNVSCTIPQGSITALVGPSGSGKSTIAKLIARFWDIQSGSITIGNKNIKTINPENLMEKMSFVFQDVTLFNDTVFNNIQMGNPNATKEQVYKAAKVAYCDEFVRNLPNGYDTILGENGSTLSGGERQRISIARALLKDSPIILLDEATASLDPENEVFVQKALAHLIKGKTVIMIAHRLRTVVDADQILVMENGKIVEHGTHNELMERKGLYHKLYSIQQESLGWSV; encoded by the coding sequence ATGAAAAAATTAAAAGAAATATTATTTTTATCAGATAAAGGCTATACTGATTTGAAAAAAGCAATCATTGCTTGTACGATTACAAATTTAGCAATGTTACTTCCGTTTTGTATTACAGTTATGGTTTTTAGTGAGCTATTAAATCCTTTTTTAGGGCAAGAGTTAGATTGGCAAAATATCTGGTTGCTTTGGGGAGCAGGTATTATTTCAGCAATCATTGTTTTCTTAGCTTCCAAAAATGATTATCGCAAGACTTATATTGCTTCTTATAAAGAGTCAAATGTTACTAGATTGCGTATTGCTGAACATCTGCGTAAACTTCCTATGAGTTTCTTCAACACAAAGGATTTATCAGAACTTACAACAAATATGATGTCGGATTGTAGTAGTATGGAGTCAATGTTAAGTAGTACTATTCCGCCTCTAATTGCAAATGGAATTTCTGTAACTTTAACCTGTGTTCTTCTTGCACTATTTGATTGGCGTTTAGCATTATGCGTTTTCATTACATTACCGATTGCTTTCTTAGTTATTTGGTGTAGCAGGAAATATCAGATAAAATTATTTGAAAAGCAAGTGGAAACAAAATTAAATGCGTCCAGTCAAGTACAAGAATATTTAGAGGGAATAAAAATCATTAAATCATGTAATTTAAGCGGCGTTCACTTTAGGACTTTGAACAGAGCGTTATTGGAAATGAAAAAAATTGCTGTTAAAGTTGAAATGGTTGTCGGTATTTTTATGTCCAGTGCAAGCATGATTTTACAAGCAGGAATAGGAATAACTATATTTGTAGGGACAATCTTATTAGTCAATGGACAAATTGAGCTATTACCTCTTCTTATGTTTTTCTTGATTGTAACAAAGATATATGGACCGATATTAGCTATTTTATCTCAATTAACTACATTATTAAATCTTAATGTCGTTACAGAAAGAATGAAAACATTATTGACTACTCCTGCTATGAGTGGGAAAGAAGAAACACCTCAAACTTATAATATTAAGTTAAATTATGTATCTTTTGCTTATAACAATGAAGATGTTATTCACAATGTTTCATGCACAATACCACAGGGAAGCATAACAGCGTTAGTTGGTCCGTCTGGAAGCGGAAAAAGTACAATCGCAAAATTGATTGCCAGATTTTGGGATATACAAAGCGGTTCAATAACGATTGGTAATAAAAACATTAAAACAATCAATCCTGAAAATTTAATGGAAAAGATGTCCTTTGTCTTTCAAGATGTTACATTGTTTAATGATACAGTTTTTAATAATATTCAAATGGGAAATCCTAATGCTACAAAAGAACAAGTATATAAAGCTGCCAAAGTAGCTTACTGTGATGAATTTGTTCGTAATCTGCCAAATGGATATGATACTATTTTAGGAGAAAACGGAAGTACATTGTCAGGTGGAGAACGTCAAAGAATTTCTATTGCAAGAGCTTTATTAAAAGACTCTCCGATTATTCTTTTAGACGAGGCAACCGCCTCTCTTGACCCAGAAAATGAAGTTTTCGTACAAAAAGCACTTGCACATCTGATAAAAGGTAAAACAGTTATTATGATTGCACACCGTCTAAGGACTGTGGTAGATGCAGACCAGATATTAGTAATGGAAAATGGAAAAATAGTTGAACATGGAACACATAATGAGCTTATGGAAAGAAAAGGGCTATATCACAAATTATATTCTATTCAACAAGAAAGTCTGGGGTGGTCTGTATAA
- a CDS encoding ABC transporter ATP-binding protein, protein MAKKTPKQVKPKTGLARCMELASNKKGLIFISAILSSLASIASFIPYIAVYFIIRSILQVYPNLNSLDVNEVIGYGWLALGGIIANILLYFLAIFCSHLAAFGTLYELKVKFAEHITKIPLGYHLTIGSGRLRKIMDENIESVEGFIAHQFPDFVASVTAPIVMVILLFAIDWRFGIASLVGIILAFIVQFMGYGSGAMKENMGKYQIALEDMNNASVEYVRGMPVVKAFNQTANSFEQLKHAISQYTEWVLKFSLGWQNCMPAFTTIINNIYLVLIPVGILIGTNAVNQKEFLMTFIFYLLFVPAVAGILNKIMYVSESFMQINGNVARMDEIFNIPVLKDTQISKTFDNDNVTFDNVSFSYTGKENELAIKNVSFEAKQGEITAIVGLSGGGKSTIANLISRFWDVTSGSIKIGNVDVREVGTNDLMKHISFVFQDIFLFKQSIFDNIRMGNPNATKEQVISASKAAQCHDFISKLPNGYDTVVGTQGIHLSGGERQRIAIARAIIKDAPIIVLDEATAFSDPENEYLIQKAFEKLMQDKTVIMIAHRLSTIRNANKIIVMENGRLIESGKHNDLIQKNGRYAEMWKHYTEAIDWKVQTKVVQ, encoded by the coding sequence ATGGCAAAGAAAACGCCAAAACAGGTAAAGCCTAAAACTGGCTTGGCACGATGTATGGAACTGGCTTCAAATAAGAAAGGACTGATTTTTATATCCGCTATTCTTTCTTCCTTAGCGTCGATTGCTTCATTTATTCCTTATATTGCAGTTTACTTCATCATTCGTTCTATTCTTCAAGTTTATCCAAATTTGAATAGCTTAGATGTCAATGAAGTAATAGGGTATGGCTGGTTGGCTCTGGGTGGAATTATCGCAAATATTTTGTTGTATTTTTTGGCGATATTTTGTTCTCATCTTGCGGCTTTTGGAACATTGTATGAATTAAAGGTTAAATTTGCAGAACATATTACCAAAATACCTTTAGGTTATCATTTGACGATTGGAAGTGGACGGTTAAGAAAAATCATGGACGAAAATATAGAAAGTGTTGAGGGTTTCATTGCACATCAATTTCCTGATTTTGTGGCTTCCGTAACTGCTCCGATTGTTATGGTTATTTTATTATTTGCTATTGATTGGAGATTCGGCATTGCTTCTCTTGTTGGTATTATTTTAGCTTTTATTGTTCAGTTTATGGGTTATGGAAGTGGGGCAATGAAAGAAAATATGGGGAAATATCAAATTGCTCTTGAAGATATGAATAATGCGTCTGTTGAATATGTACGAGGTATGCCAGTCGTTAAGGCTTTTAATCAGACAGCTAATTCATTTGAACAGTTAAAACATGCAATCTCTCAATATACAGAATGGGTATTGAAATTTTCATTAGGTTGGCAAAATTGTATGCCTGCATTTACAACGATAATTAACAATATTTATCTTGTGCTTATACCCGTAGGTATTTTAATTGGTACTAATGCAGTAAACCAGAAAGAATTTCTGATGACTTTCATCTTCTATTTGCTCTTTGTTCCAGCAGTAGCGGGTATACTTAACAAAATTATGTATGTTTCAGAATCGTTTATGCAAATCAATGGAAATGTTGCAAGAATGGACGAAATATTTAATATTCCAGTCTTAAAAGATACACAAATATCAAAGACTTTTGATAATGACAATGTTACATTCGATAATGTTAGTTTTTCTTATACTGGAAAAGAGAATGAACTGGCAATAAAAAATGTTTCTTTTGAAGCAAAGCAAGGGGAAATAACAGCGATCGTCGGCTTATCTGGTGGTGGAAAAAGTACGATTGCTAATTTGATTTCTCGTTTTTGGGACGTAACCTCTGGAAGCATTAAAATAGGAAATGTTGATGTTCGTGAAGTTGGAACTAATGACTTAATGAAACATATTAGCTTTGTGTTTCAAGATATATTTCTTTTTAAGCAAAGTATTTTCGATAATATTCGCATGGGAAATCCAAACGCAACAAAAGAGCAAGTCATATCAGCTTCTAAAGCGGCACAGTGTCATGATTTTATTTCTAAATTACCAAACGGATATGATACAGTAGTCGGAACACAAGGTATACATCTTTCAGGTGGAGAACGACAGAGAATTGCTATCGCAAGAGCTATTATTAAAGACGCCCCTATCATTGTATTAGATGAAGCAACTGCATTTAGCGACCCTGAAAATGAATATTTGATACAAAAGGCTTTTGAGAAACTTATGCAAGACAAAACTGTCATTATGATTGCACACCGTCTTTCTACAATTCGTAATGCAAATAAAATTATTGTTATGGAAAATGGTCGCTTAATTGAAAGTGGAAAACATAATGATTTAATACAGAAAAATGGACGTTATGCTGAAATGTGGAAACATTATACAGAGGCGATTGATTGGAAAGTTCAAACAAAGGTGGTGCAGTAA